One window of the Triticum dicoccoides isolate Atlit2015 ecotype Zavitan chromosome 3B, WEW_v2.0, whole genome shotgun sequence genome contains the following:
- the LOC119280396 gene encoding 3-isopropylmalate dehydrogenase 2, chloroplastic-like: protein MTQLQAAPLKTLSFSGRRSAVAAARPRHATATFRCSAAARSYIITLLPGDGIGPEVVAVAKDVLSAAGAKEGVELRFREMLMGGAALDAVGVPLPDETLAAAQASDAILLGAIGGYKWDSNEKHLKPETGLLNIRAGLGVFANLRPATVLPQLVDASTLKKEVAEGVDIMVVRELTGGIYFGQPRGFGTNDMGEEIGFNTEIYSVSEIDRIARVAFEVARKRGGKLCSVDKANVLEASMLWRKRVTAIASEFPDVELSHMYVDNASMQLVRNPKQFDTIVTNNIFGDILSDEASMITGSIGMLPSASVGESGPGLFEPIHGSAPDIAGQDKANPLATILSAAMLLKYGLGAETAAKRIETAVTETLDNGFRTGDIYSPGTTLVGCKRMGEEVLKALESQK, encoded by the exons ATGACTCAGCTCCAAGCTGCTCCGCTCAAAACCCTAAGCTTTTCCGGCCGGCGGAGCGCCGTCGCGGCGGCGCGGCCGCGGCATGCGACGGCGACCTTCCGCTGCTCGGCCGCGGCCCGGAGCTACATCATTACGCTGCTCCCGGGCGACGGCATCGGCCCGGAGGTGGTCGCCGTCGCCAAggacgtcctctccgccgccggcgcCAAGGAAG GCGTCGAGCTCCGCTTCCGGGAGATGCTGATGGGCGGCGCGGCGCTGGACGCCGTCGGGGTGCCGCTCCCGGACGAGACGCTCGCGGCGGCGCAGGCCTCCGACGCCATCCTGCTCGGCGCGATAGGAGG GTATAAGTGGGACAGCAATGAGAAGCATCTCAAGCCCGAGACCGGGCTGCTCAACATCCGTGCCGGGCTTGGCGTGTTTGCCAATCTGCGGCCAGCCACAGTGTTGCCGCAG TTAGTAGATGCATCTACTTTGAAGAAAGAGGTGGCTGAAGGAGTTGACATCATGGTTGTCAGAGAGCTTACTGGAG GGATTTACTTCGGACAACCTAGGGGTTTTGGTACCAATGACATGGGAGAGGAAATTGGCTTCAACACTGAAATATATTCAGTTTCTGAG ATTGATCGTATTGCACGTGTTGCATTTGAGGTTGCTCGAAAGAGAGGAGGGAAACTATGCTCTGTAGACAAAGCGAATGTGCTTGAG GCATCTATGCTTTGGAGGAAGCGGGTAACTGCAATAGCTTCTGAATTCCCTGACGTTGAGCTCTCACACATGTATGTTGATAATGCTTCAATGCAGCTTGTTAGGAACCCTAAACAG TTCGACACAATTGTGACGAACAATATTTTTGGTGACATATTGTCGGACGAAGCATCCATGATCACAGGAAGCATTGGAATGCTCCCATCTGCTAGTGTTGGCGAATCG GGACCGGGCCTATTCGAACCTATCCATGGCTCTGCCCCTGACATTGCTGGGCAG GACAAGGCAAACCCCTTGGCTACAATTCTCAGTGCCGCAATGCTACTGAAATATGGCCTCGGTGCTGAAACTGCTGCCAAGAGAATCGAAACCGCGGTTACGGAGACGTTGGACAATGGGTTCCGAACAGGGGACATATATTCTCCTGGAACG ACGTTGGTCGGATGTAAGCGAAtgggtgaggaggtcttgaaggctcTGGAGTCGCAGAAGTAA
- the LOC119274256 gene encoding deoxynucleoside triphosphate triphosphohydrolase SAMHD1 homolog: MGEYCAPAAAAEAEGERPVAVSVLPLPPVAAAGRYLYGDYDRCSTKQVFDNLHGNISLDPLAREFVDTEEFQRLRDLKQLGLTYLVFPGAVHTRFEHSLGVYRLAGEAMNNLQKYQGNELGIDRIDVQTVKLAGLLHDIGHGPFSHLFEHEFLPRVHPGSTWSHEHMSALLLDSIVDKHAIDIEPDYLKVIKEMIVASSDVSTAEGVKEKRFLYDIVANGRNGIDVDKFDYIDRDCRACGIGSNFQHWRLLEGMRVMGDEICYPAKDYLSIHKLFTTRADLHRTVYTHAKVKAVELMLVDALVEANEYLGISLHADDPEDFWKLDDTIVKSIETAPNDELKKAKEIIQRIRRRELYKFCNQYSVPKDKLDHFKNITAQDIVCSQITSKVLLKEEDVAVSNVKIDLTRGKDNPLESIKFFKDFGCQEKFPITDERVSHLLPVCNQDRIVRVYAKKPELVEAVSEAFENLQLRMYGEKTQVHGTPTKKKRRFN; this comes from the exons ATGGGCGAGTACTgcgccccggcggcggcggcggaggcggagggggAGCGGCCGGTCGCGGTGTCCGTGCTGCCGCTGcccccggtggcggcggcgggcaggTACCTGTACGGCGACTACGACCGCTGCTCCACCAAGCAGGTCTTCGACAACCTCCACGGCAACATCTCCCTCGACCCC TTGGCCCGTGAATTTGTCGATACAGAGGAATTTCAGAG GTTGCGGGATCTGAAACAGCTTG GCCTTACATATCTGGTGTTTCCCGGGGCTGTCCACACACGTTTTGAACATTCCTTAGGTGTTTATAGACTTGCTGGGGAGGCTATGAACAATCTTCAGAAGTACCAG GGAAACGAGCTTGGCATTGACCGCATTGATGTTCAAACTGTGAAACTTGCAG GTCTCTTACATGACATTGGACATGGTCCCTTCAGTCATCTGTTTGAGCATGAGTTTCTTCCTCGTGTTCATCCAGGAtcaacatg GTCCCATGAACATATGTCTGCACTGCTTCTGGACAGCATTGTCGATAAACACGCAATAGATATTGAACCTGATTATCTGAAAGTTATCAAG GAAATGATAGTTGCAAGCTCTGACGTCTCCACAGCAGAA GGTGTGAAGGAGAAGCGTTTCCTTTACGACATTGTTGCTAACGGGCGCAATGGTATAGATGTTGACAA GTTCGACTACATTGACCGTGATTGCAGAGCATGTGGTATTGGGAGCAATTTCCAGCACTGGAG GCTTTTAGAAGGTATGCGAGTGATGGGCGATGAAATATGCTACCCTGCCAAAGACT ATCTGAGCATCCATAAATTGTTCACAACACGTGCTGATCTGCATCGGACTGTCTATACCCATGCCAAAGTAAAG GCTGTTGAACTGATGCTTGTGGATGCGCTTGTTGAAGCGAATGAATACCTGGGAATATCTTTGCATGCCGATGATCCAGAGGACTTTTGGAAG TTGGATGACACAATCGTGAAAAGCATCGAAACTGCTCCCAACGATGAACTGAAGAAAGCAAAGGAAATCATTCAGCGTATTCGCCGGAGAGAGCTCTACAAG TTCTGCAATCAATATTCTGTTCCAAAGGATAAACTGGACCATTTCAAGAATATAACTGCACAAGACATAGTTTGCTCACAG ATAACTTCAAAGGTGCTGCTGAAGGAGGAAGACGTGGCGGTCAGCAATGTCAAGATTGACTTGACACGTGGGAAGGACAACCCGCTCGAAAG catcaagttcttcaag GATTTCGGATGCCAAGAGAAGTTCCCGATAACGGACGAGCGCGTGAGCCACCTGCTGCCCGTGTGCAACCAGGACAGGATCGTGAGGGTGTACGCCAAGAAGCCGGAGCTG GTGGAGGCGGTGTCGGAGGCGTTTGAGAACCTGCAGCTGAGGATGTACGGGGAGAAGACGCAGGTGCATGGcacgcccaccaagaagaagcgcaGGTTCAACTAG